Proteins from one Bradyrhizobium roseum genomic window:
- a CDS encoding ABC transporter substrate-binding protein has product MSVTGSRRLLAVVAIAACSLAAGSAQAQTRAETLRYVTGASVNTLDPNIPGSTREAFAVSLSTYDRLVSFGRKQLNGKWVFDLGKITGELAESYEVSPDGLKMTFRLRKDAKFQDGSPVTADDVKWSLDRVVTAPVLGKAQLLTGSMTSADQFKVIDPLTIEVTLPKPDKLALPNLATVYPIIINSKVAKAHATPDDPWATAWLKENTAGSGAYKIETFKPGEQVIMARNEAWNRGTPDKSAFFKRVIVQSVPEPATRANLVERGDADIVVDLQASDVQSLEAKGKLKVISTPQYNAVTFISMNNQLPPFDNVNIRRAIAFALPYDDMFKAALFGRGSPLFGATWADGKPPNGVYPIPQPVKLDLEKAKEYLKAAGMPDGFSTTFSFNVGQASTAEPMAALVKESLAKIGIKVDIQKLPDAQMSTQINEKKLPFFTEGIVAWLPSTDYFYRNFYTGSQRWNYSSINNSELGEIAQKARFESDAAKYEEDGKKLNAIHFSEMPQIPLWQPSQDAVMASTVEGYTYQFHRQVDYRDLNRK; this is encoded by the coding sequence ATGAGCGTTACAGGATCCAGGCGTCTGCTTGCGGTGGTGGCCATCGCCGCGTGTTCACTGGCAGCCGGATCGGCACAGGCGCAAACGCGCGCCGAGACGTTGCGCTACGTGACCGGGGCATCCGTCAACACGCTCGATCCGAACATTCCCGGCTCGACCCGCGAAGCCTTTGCCGTCAGTCTCAGCACCTACGACCGGCTGGTTTCGTTCGGCCGCAAGCAGCTCAACGGCAAATGGGTGTTCGATCTCGGCAAGATCACCGGCGAACTGGCGGAATCCTACGAGGTCAGTCCCGACGGACTAAAGATGACGTTCCGCCTGCGCAAGGACGCCAAATTCCAGGACGGCTCGCCGGTCACGGCTGATGATGTCAAATGGTCGCTGGACCGGGTGGTTACCGCGCCGGTGCTCGGCAAGGCGCAACTGCTGACGGGATCGATGACCTCGGCCGACCAGTTCAAGGTGATTGATCCCCTGACCATCGAGGTGACGCTGCCGAAGCCGGACAAGCTGGCGTTGCCCAATCTCGCCACGGTATATCCGATCATCATCAACTCGAAGGTTGCCAAGGCCCATGCGACGCCAGACGATCCCTGGGCGACGGCGTGGCTGAAGGAGAACACGGCGGGCAGCGGCGCCTACAAGATCGAGACCTTCAAGCCGGGCGAGCAGGTGATCATGGCGCGCAACGAGGCCTGGAATCGCGGCACGCCCGACAAGTCGGCGTTCTTCAAGCGCGTCATCGTGCAGTCGGTGCCGGAGCCGGCGACGCGCGCCAACCTGGTCGAGCGCGGCGACGCCGACATCGTCGTCGATCTGCAGGCGAGTGACGTTCAGTCGCTTGAGGCCAAGGGCAAGTTGAAGGTGATTTCGACTCCCCAATACAACGCCGTCACCTTTATCTCCATGAACAATCAGCTTCCGCCCTTCGACAACGTCAACATCCGTCGTGCCATCGCCTTCGCGTTGCCCTACGACGATATGTTCAAGGCGGCGCTGTTCGGCCGCGGTTCGCCGCTGTTCGGCGCGACATGGGCGGACGGCAAGCCGCCGAACGGCGTTTATCCGATCCCCCAGCCGGTGAAGCTCGATCTCGAGAAGGCCAAGGAGTATCTCAAGGCAGCAGGCATGCCGGATGGTTTCTCGACCACGTTCAGCTTCAATGTCGGGCAGGCCTCAACCGCCGAACCGATGGCGGCCTTGGTAAAGGAATCGCTTGCCAAGATCGGCATCAAGGTCGATATCCAGAAGCTGCCGGACGCCCAGATGTCGACGCAGATCAACGAGAAGAAGCTTCCGTTCTTTACCGAAGGCATCGTCGCGTGGCTGCCGTCGACCGACTATTTCTACCGCAACTTCTACACGGGCAGTCAGCGTTGGAATTATTCGTCGATCAACAATTCGGAATTGGGCGAAATCGCGCAGAAAGCCCGTTTCGAGTCCGATGCGGCCAAGTATGAGGAAGATGGCAAGAAGCTCAACGCCATCCATTTCAGCGAGATGCCGCAGATCCCGCTCTGGCAGCCCAGCCAGGATGCCGTCATGGCGTCCACGGTGGAGGGGTATACGTACCAGTTCCACCGCCAGGTGGATTATCGCGATCTCAATCGCAAGTAA
- a CDS encoding ABC transporter permease: protein MPAVGATLTRAGKRFLSSLPALFGVLVFTFLLMRVLPGDPAVFFASGPNAGKEEIEVIRKQMGLNKPVPEQLMLYLYDVGRGNLGRSMMTGQMVTKDLRERLPASLELTFTALLIALVTAVPLGVLAALRPGSAIDHGVRFFCALGVCVPTFVSGLLLIYVFYYLLGLAPDPTGRVDIFAALPPRQTGFLLIDFLLVGDFDGWWAAFRQLILPALSMALFVVAPLARITRASMLVSLGSDFVRTARSVGLPWWRVVVTYALRNAILPVITIAGIVFSTMLGANVLVEKVFSWPGVASYALDALLSSDYAPVQGFVLLMATVFVIVNLLVDILYGIADPRVTIG, encoded by the coding sequence ATGCCGGCCGTTGGAGCAACGCTGACACGGGCGGGCAAGCGATTCCTGTCCTCGCTGCCGGCCCTGTTTGGCGTGCTGGTGTTCACCTTCCTCCTGATGCGGGTGCTGCCGGGCGATCCGGCAGTGTTCTTTGCCTCCGGGCCGAACGCGGGCAAGGAGGAGATCGAGGTCATTCGCAAGCAGATGGGGCTCAACAAGCCGGTGCCTGAACAGCTGATGCTGTATCTCTACGATGTCGGCCGCGGCAATCTCGGCAGATCGATGATGACCGGCCAGATGGTCACCAAGGATCTGCGCGAGCGGCTGCCGGCTTCGCTGGAGCTGACCTTCACGGCGCTGCTGATCGCGCTGGTGACGGCGGTGCCGCTCGGCGTGCTGGCGGCGTTGCGGCCGGGCTCGGCGATCGACCACGGGGTGCGGTTCTTCTGCGCGCTTGGTGTCTGCGTGCCGACCTTCGTATCGGGCCTGCTGCTGATCTATGTCTTCTATTACCTGCTCGGGCTCGCGCCCGATCCGACCGGCCGCGTCGATATCTTCGCGGCGTTGCCGCCACGGCAGACCGGGTTTCTGTTGATCGACTTCCTGCTCGTCGGCGATTTCGATGGATGGTGGGCGGCCTTCCGGCAACTGATCCTGCCGGCGCTGAGCATGGCGCTGTTCGTAGTGGCACCGCTGGCGCGTATCACGCGGGCCTCGATGCTGGTGTCGCTGGGCAGTGATTTCGTGCGTACCGCGCGTTCGGTCGGGCTGCCCTGGTGGCGGGTCGTCGTCACCTATGCGCTGCGGAATGCCATTCTGCCGGTGATCACCATCGCAGGCATCGTGTTCTCGACCATGCTCGGCGCCAATGTGCTGGTGGAAAAAGTATTCTCCTGGCCGGGCGTCGCGTCCTATGCGCTGGATGCGCTGCTGTCTTCGGATTATGCTCCGGTGCAGGGGTTTGTGCTGCTGATGGCGACCGTGTTCGTGATCGTCAATCTGCTGGTGGATATCCTTTACGGCATTGCCGATCCACGGGTGACCATCGGATGA
- a CDS encoding ABC transporter permease, translating to MTSATLRHAGWILRGNPLTAVAATGVVLLTLIAIFGPWIVPYDPIVSNVSQALMPPSAAHIAGTDQLGRDVFSRLIVAARLDLAIAISAVGISFAIGAVIGAFCGYTGGKLDRGVGRFVDVVMAFPLFVLAMAMVAALGNRVENIVIATAIINLPFYIRFARAEVNVRRNVGWVEAARACGDSHLSVVLRFLLPNVLPAMAVQISLNLGWAILNAAGLSFIGLGVKPPTPEWGIMVAEGARFISTGKWWLVAFPGLALMLTVLCFNLLGDGVRDILDPRMRT from the coding sequence ATGACCTCAGCGACGCTTCGCCATGCCGGCTGGATTCTGCGCGGCAACCCGCTTACCGCGGTCGCCGCGACCGGCGTCGTTCTGCTGACGCTGATCGCCATCTTCGGGCCGTGGATCGTTCCGTATGATCCGATCGTCTCCAACGTGTCGCAGGCGCTGATGCCGCCGAGCGCGGCGCATATCGCCGGCACCGATCAACTTGGCCGCGACGTGTTCAGCCGCCTGATCGTCGCGGCACGGCTCGATCTTGCCATCGCGATCTCGGCGGTCGGGATCTCCTTTGCCATCGGCGCGGTGATCGGCGCGTTCTGCGGCTATACCGGCGGAAAGCTCGACCGCGGCGTCGGCCGCTTCGTCGACGTCGTGATGGCGTTTCCGCTGTTCGTGCTGGCGATGGCGATGGTCGCGGCGCTGGGTAACCGGGTCGAGAATATCGTGATCGCGACCGCGATCATCAACCTGCCGTTCTATATCCGCTTTGCGCGGGCGGAGGTGAACGTTCGCCGCAATGTCGGCTGGGTCGAAGCGGCGCGCGCCTGCGGCGACAGCCATCTTTCGGTGGTGCTGCGCTTCCTGCTTCCGAACGTGCTGCCAGCTATGGCGGTGCAGATATCGCTCAATCTTGGCTGGGCGATCCTCAACGCCGCCGGGCTCTCCTTCATCGGCCTCGGCGTCAAACCGCCGACGCCGGAATGGGGCATTATGGTGGCGGAGGGTGCGCGTTTCATTTCCACCGGCAAATGGTGGCTGGTCGCGTTTCCGGGCCTGGCGTTGATGCTGACGGTGCTGTGTTTCAACCTGCTCGGCGACGGCGTGCGCGACATTCTCGATCCCCGCATGCGAACATGA